GTGCAGTGGGGCGAGAAGGAAGAAGACGAGGTGGTTGTGGCGGCGGCAGCAGGAAAGGGGGCATCGGCCGCGCCGGTGGTGCTCTTCGAGCGGCCGCTCATGGAGCTGACGCTGGCCGACCTCGCCGCGGCCACTTCCGGCTTCGGGCGCGAGTCCCAGCTCGCGGAGCGCGGTGGCCGCAGCGGCGCCGCGTACCGCGCCGTTCTGCCCGGGGACCTGCACGTCGTCGTGCGCGTCGTGGAGGGCGCCATGGCCGGGGTCGGGGAGGACGACAACCCGGCCGCCGCGGCCGCGGCGTTCCGGGAACTCGCGCGGCTCCGGCACCCCAACATCCTTCCGCTCATCGGATACTGCATTGCAGGTGAGTGCAAATTTACTTTggattctttctttcttttctagtTGGAGCAGTTAGGTTCGGTGAGCAGAGCACCATAAAAGTGTTGGCTTTTGAAATTCGAACGCCGGCCATTGATTGCAGGGAGGGAGAAGCTGCTGCTGTACGAGTACATGGAGAAAGGCGACCTCCACCGGTGGCTGCACGAGCTGGAGCTGCCGGCGGGGCGGCCGGACTTGGACGACACCGGCGGCGACATCTGGGAGGCGGCGGAGGACAGGCGGTCGATATCCGACTGGCCGACGCGGCACCGGATCGCGCTGGGCGTCGCCCGGGGCCTGGCGTTCCTGCACCAGGGGTGGGCCGGGTCCGGCCGGGCCGTGGTGCACGGCCACCTGGTCCCGACCAACGTGCTCCTCAGCGACGACCTGGAGCCCCGGATCTCCGACTTCGGGCAcctcagcggcggcgacggcgacgacaacgCGACGCCGGAAGCGGACGTGTACGGGTTCGGCGCGCTGGTGCTGGAGTTGATGACGGGGCAGGCGAGGTGGGACGAGGCGTCGGTGAGCTGGGCGCGCGGGCTCGTCCGCGACGGCAAGGGGCTGGACATCGTGGACCCGCGGGTgcacggcggcgaggcggcggagcggGAGATGGTGGAGTGCCTGCGCGTGGGGTACCTGTGCACGGCGCACTCGCCGGACAAGCGGCCGACGATGCAGCAGGTGGTGGGCGTGCTCAAGGACATCCGGCCTCGCCcgctcgacggcggcggcgacgcgtgA
This portion of the Triticum dicoccoides isolate Atlit2015 ecotype Zavitan chromosome 7A, WEW_v2.0, whole genome shotgun sequence genome encodes:
- the LOC119331045 gene encoding calmodulin-binding receptor kinase CaMRLK-like, with translation MPPHSHARRLVLLLLLVLSTTAPDPVSSSCAGGARDDAAIVAAAFRHVRNFRPQAVPACRPVRELRLPSRNLTGAVAWAALANLSALAALDLSGNALQGAIPGGFWRAPALRAVDVSRNQLGGSLRVEPNTRLLSLNVSGNRFTVVAGVDGLPGLDALDVSANRIRAVPQGLSRLTRLRRLDLSRNAMRGRFPGDLPPLDGLRFLNVSYNNLSGAVNASAVKRFGPSAFVHAGNASLVFSKDSPARPRRPPPPPRTNGKKDHARTAKSTATKTKRKKHLGVVAVAIVCGVASVIVLLCLVGSVACGVVRCRSRKHGDKEAEEKKVQWGEKEEDEVVVAAAAGKGASAAPVVLFERPLMELTLADLAAATSGFGRESQLAERGGRSGAAYRAVLPGDLHVVVRVVEGAMAGVGEDDNPAAAAAAFRELARLRHPNILPLIGYCIAGREKLLLYEYMEKGDLHRWLHELELPAGRPDLDDTGGDIWEAAEDRRSISDWPTRHRIALGVARGLAFLHQGWAGSGRAVVHGHLVPTNVLLSDDLEPRISDFGHLSGGDGDDNATPEADVYGFGALVLELMTGQARWDEASVSWARGLVRDGKGLDIVDPRVHGGEAAEREMVECLRVGYLCTAHSPDKRPTMQQVVGVLKDIRPRPLDGGGDA